A window of the Phragmites australis chromosome 20, lpPhrAust1.1, whole genome shotgun sequence genome harbors these coding sequences:
- the LOC133901727 gene encoding probable ethanolamine kinase — MGSEGRSWNGGSTAAAAGRDVEGGDEKLTTPAVAVGTPAEVPTSAASVDISLPLPEMTPHIIGLCKELVKGWSSLDSSCFSIETVSGGITNLLLKVSVKEGTDNESSVTVRLYGPNTDLVIDRKRELQAIPYLSAAGFGARLLGIFENGVVQSFINARTLSPADMREPRIAAEIAKELYKFHQVNIPGSKEPQLWNDIFKFLKKASVLKFKDDEKHKRYETIPFREIQDEVKELKDLSDLLHAPVVYAHNDLLSGNLMLNDLEGKLYFIDFEYGSYSYRGYDIANHFNEYTGFDCDYNLYPGKDAQYHFFRNYLQADRSSEVQVQDLEALYVETNTFRLASHVYWALWALIQANVSPIDFDYLGYFFLRYGEYKKQRESCFSLAQSFLSEPRNG; from the exons ATGGGATCCGAGGGCCGGAGCTGGAACGGCGGGAgcacggccgctgccgccggccgCGATGTCGAGGGCGGGGATGAGAAGCTGACCACCCCGGCGGTCGCGGTAGGGACTCCAGCGGAGGTGCCGACGTCGGCGGCCTCCGTTGACATCTCGCTGCCGCTCCCCGAGATGACGCCTCACATCAT AGGTCTCTGCAAGGAATTGGTGAAAGGATGGTCCTCGCTGGACAGCTCGTGCTTCTCGATCGAGACGGTGTCTGGTGGCATCACTAATCTCT TGCTAAAGGTGTCTGTCAAAGAAGGCACAGACAATGAGTCTTCTGTGACTGTTCGGTTGTATGGACCAAATACAGACTTAGTGATCGATCGGAAGAGGGAATTGCAG GCGATACCGTATCTCTCAGCTGCAGGGTTCGGGGCTCGGCTACTTGGAATATTCGAGAATGGAGTAGTTCAGTCATTCATCAATGCTCGAACACTGTCACCTGCAG ATATGAGAGAACCTAGAATAGCAGCTGAAATTGCAAAGGAACTTTACAAATTCCATCAAGTAAACATACCAGGCTCAAAAGAACCACAACTGTGGAATGATATATTCAAGTTTCTGAAAAAAG CTTCGGTGTTGAAGTTTAAGGATGACGAGAAGCACAAGAGATATGAAACGATCCCATTTAGAGAAATACAAGATGAAGTTAAAGAACTCAAG GATCTCTCGGACCTTCTGCATGCGCCTGTGGTTTATGCACACAATGACTTGCTTTCAGGAAATCTGATGCTGAATGATCTGGAAG GGAAACTATATTTTATTGACTTTGAGTACGGGTCATACAGCTACCGTGGTTATGATATTGCAAATCATTTCAATGAGTACACGGGATTTGATTGTGACTATAACTT GTACCCAGGTAAAGATGCCCAGTATCACTTCTTCAGGAATTATCTGCAAGCTGATAGATCAAGTGAG GTGCAAGTGCAAGATCTGGAAGCCCTTTATGTCGAGACAAACACTTTCAGATTAGCATCTCACGTTTACTGGGCATTATGGGCCCTTATTCAG GCAAATGTATCCCCGATCGATTTTGACTATCTTGGATATTTCTTCCTGCGGTACGGCGAATACAAGAAACAGAGAGAGTCCTGCTTCTCCTTGGCGCAAAGCTTCCTCTCAGAGCCGAGAAATGGCTAG